In the Pseudomonas orientalis genome, one interval contains:
- a CDS encoding MFS transporter — translation MTAIPTSAPVVPGRLEQMSTRIAFFIAGFGIAAWAPLVPYAKARAQLNEGTLGLLLLCLGVGSILAMPVAGVLASRFGCRRVLTAGTVMICLALPLLATVSSIPLLMAGLFLFGAGLGTVDSTVNLQAVIVERASGKTMMSGFHGLFSLGGIVGAAGVSGLLGLGLSPLQATLVVIVIMVVALLKAAPHLLPYGSESSGPAFAIPHGVVLFIGCLCFIVFLAEGAVLDWSAVFLSDERGLDPAYAGLGYAAFALTMTAGRLTGDVIVRRLGATRVIVAGGTLAAAGVFLATLSPAWEMALLGYALVGAGCSNIVPVLYTAVGKQNVMPEHIAVPAITTLGYAGILAGPAMIGFIAHGSSVATAFLLIGGLLAVVAISGRVLRV, via the coding sequence ATGACTGCCATTCCCACTTCCGCCCCCGTGGTTCCCGGGCGGCTGGAGCAAATGTCGACCCGCATCGCTTTTTTCATCGCCGGCTTTGGCATCGCGGCCTGGGCGCCGCTGGTGCCTTACGCCAAAGCACGCGCGCAACTCAACGAAGGCACGCTTGGCCTGTTGTTGTTGTGCCTGGGGGTAGGCTCGATCCTCGCGATGCCCGTGGCAGGGGTACTGGCGTCGCGCTTTGGCTGCCGACGCGTGTTGACCGCCGGCACGGTCATGATCTGCCTGGCATTGCCGCTGCTGGCCACCGTGAGTTCGATTCCGCTGTTGATGGCGGGGTTGTTTCTGTTTGGCGCCGGGCTGGGTACCGTGGACTCGACCGTCAACCTGCAAGCGGTGATTGTTGAACGCGCCAGCGGCAAAACCATGATGTCGGGCTTCCACGGCTTGTTCAGCCTGGGCGGCATCGTGGGTGCGGCGGGGGTCTCCGGCCTGCTGGGGCTGGGCTTGTCGCCGCTGCAGGCAACCCTGGTAGTGATCGTCATCATGGTAGTGGCGCTGCTCAAGGCTGCGCCGCATTTACTGCCCTACGGCAGTGAAAGCTCGGGGCCGGCGTTTGCCATTCCCCACGGCGTAGTGCTGTTTATCGGCTGCTTGTGTTTCATCGTGTTCCTGGCCGAAGGCGCGGTACTGGACTGGAGCGCGGTGTTCCTGAGTGACGAGCGCGGGCTGGACCCAGCGTATGCGGGCCTGGGCTACGCGGCATTCGCCCTGACCATGACCGCCGGGCGCCTGACCGGTGACGTGATCGTGCGGCGCCTGGGTGCTACCCGGGTGATTGTGGCCGGTGGCACGCTGGCAGCGGCCGGTGTGTTCCTGGCGACGCTCTCCCCAGCCTGGGAAATGGCGCTGCTTGGGTACGCGCTGGTGGGCGCCGGCTGCTCCAATATCGTCCCGGTGCTCTACACCGCCGTCGGCAAGCAGAACGTGATGCCGGAACACATTGCCGTGCCGGCCATTACCACGTTGGGCTATGCAGGCATATTGGCCGGGCCGGCAATGATCGGGTTCATTGCCCATGGCAGCAGCGTGGCAACCGCCTTCCTGCTGATTGGTGGATTGCTGGCGGTGGTGGCAATCAGCGGAAGGGTATTGCGGGTATAA